One Gossypium hirsutum isolate 1008001.06 chromosome A11, Gossypium_hirsutum_v2.1, whole genome shotgun sequence genomic window carries:
- the LOC121210034 gene encoding uncharacterized protein, with protein sequence MVQFWNPPYSCFTFGDVDLVPTLEDYTTLLRCPWIQGHKAYVRLASFPAFTKKLVMITGMSEQWAVAHVQQKGDSKCIPWAVLRDLISTHPDVKKRVDVLALSIYGMVIFPKALGHIDEAVADLFDRLGKQNTPVAAILAETIRSLSACRRAGEGRFIGCAQLLLEAVDMPRGDDISEERWIDILQNLQEEDVMWKAPWLVPSEVLYRCGSFDWVPLPGIWGVVGYTPLFVLRQYRARQFIPANRV encoded by the exons ATGGTACAGTTTTGGAACCCTCcttatagttgttttacatttGGTGATGTTGATCTTGTACCTACTCTAGAGGATTATACGACTTTACTGCGTTGCCCGTGGATTCAGGGTCACAAGGCTTATGTTAGGCTTGCTAGCTTTCCAGCTTTTACAAAAAAACTGGTAATGATtactgggatgagtgagcagtgggctgTAGCTCATGTGCAGCAGAAGggtgatagtaagtgcattccaTGGGCCGTTTTGAGGGATTTAATATCGACGCATCCAGATGTGAAGAAAAGGGTCGACGTTCTGGCTTTGAGTATATATGGCATGGTGATTTTCCCAAAGGCGttggggcacatagatgaggcgGTCGCGGATTTATTCGATCGGCTGGGTAAACAGAACACGCCTGTGGCCGCAATCCTAGCTGAGACAATAAGATCCTTGAGTGCATGTCGAAGAGCTGGTGAAGGAAggttcattggatgtgcacaattGCTGTTG GAAGCAGTGGACATGCCTAGGGGAGATGACATTTCAGAAGAAAGGTGGATAGATATTCTCCAGAACCTTCAAGaggaagatgttatgtggaagGCTCCTTGGTTGGTTCCCAGTGAAGTCCTTTATCGAtgtggcagttttgattgggtccctttgccaggaatttggggagttgttggATATACACCATTGTTTGTTCTAAGGCAGTATCGAGCAAGGCAGTTTATACCAGCTAACAGGGTTTAG
- the LOC107957365 gene encoding spindle pole body component 110-like, translated as MKQEFERKNSELEKRMEKLEEEKMCLSLDVDVQKIEVEKVKKEKRKIEEDRDDLKTHYKKAQVTLKRVGLGRSLEQWQQEIQEERAKAEYWEKKFQEMQSLELKAILNKIEEMKHNIGGLETTLQDCEQRIEQLEAGEEQWKGELHHLRDQVRDRDYVMEEALVQIRGVAEHLQDLAIQARTLSIMYESSSDRGRELALLLDRVKTLGLRAKVYL; from the exons atgaagcaagagttcgagagaaagaattCAGAGCTTGAAAAGAGGATGGAGAAGCTCGAAGAGGAAAAAATGTGTTTGAGTCTCGATGTCGATGTTCAAAAGATAGAAGTCGAGaaggtgaaaaaggaaaagagaaagatcgaggaagatcgagatgatttaAAGACACACTACAAGAAGGCCCAGGTAACGTTAAAAAGGGTCGGATTAGGGAGATCCTTAGAGCAATGGCAACAAGAGATTCAAGAGGAAAGAGCcaaagccgagtattgggagaaaAAGTTTCAAGAGATGCAGTCGC TCGAGTTAAAAGCAATTCTAAAcaagatcgaggaaatgaagcacAATATTGGAGGGTTGGAAACAACACTACAGGACTGTGAGCAAcggattgagcagctcgaggcaGGAGAAGAACAGTGGAAGGGAGAACTTCACCATCTTCGAGATCAAGTGAGAGATAGAGATTATGTCATGGAAGAGGCCTTAGTTCAGATTCGAGGGGTTGCTGAACACTTACAGGATTTGGCAATACAAGCTAGAACGCTGAGTATAATGTATGAGTCATCGTCAGACAGAGGACGAGAGTTAGcattgttattagatagggttaagactctagGCCTACGGGCGAAAGtgtatttgtaa